The genomic segment TTTACACCTTTTTCTGGATATCTTTCTATGTAGGCGGAAAAGTGCTGAAAATTCTTGACTCCATGGCACTTTTGGGTGGAGTCAAGACATTTCTATGATCATACTTATGCAAGGTGatcaaaaagcttttaaaacatattGCTCAGGTTTTCTTTCTTGATAGAAGTTGAAGCCTGATCTTTGATCGTGTCCTCAAGTCACAGCTGTTTTTACTGTTCTTGCCGTGGTGTGGAAAATGTGACCTTACCAGGTTTCAACATGCCATACTAGCCTGTGGCCCTCTTCAGGACATTCAAAAAAAACCATCATTGGCTACTACTGCGGATTATATCAGAGCATTAAGACTTGCCAACGCATTGGATATCACCCAAATGGGCTGATTTATTAGACTAGAGAGCAAATACCTCATCATATAGTCATGGCAGATGTCCATTCACACTGACCCAGACACTATCAGGAGTAACAGGGTCATATTTTTGATGAACTCCTCAAAGAAAGATAATCCTCTGAGAAAAGTATCTCTTACCCAGTGGCCCTCAAAGTTGAGGGTGACCATTGCAGGCCCAAAGGATCGAGCAGGGTTCATGCTGGCTCCTGTATAAGGGATCTGGAAGACACATATTGAGGAGGACAGTATAAATGATAAAGAAATCTTTACATTATCATATAAACCTATAAAGACAGGCTTTAAATCATAATGTTGTCCTGCTTTGACCCGCAGTTTTATGCATCAAAACACATCAACTGCAAGTAATAATATATGCGTtagctaaacagacacagggaGAAAATCAGTTTCTGAGCAGTGTGAGAGATAACATCTATTTCCCTGTGCATTCATTTGCTCTGCAGGGTTCTGGGAGCCCCCATGAGATTGGTTGCTATGCGATGGCAGTCTCCAATAAAGATGTGCACGTGGGTGTGAATCAACGAGAAGTCTACAACATTGCACATGCTTTAATGCACCTGCTCTTTCTCAAGAGGCGGCAGTTTGTGCTTTTAGAGCATGCTCATGAAGCTTGCACTTGTAATTAGTCTTTTACTATTTTGTGTTGGATTTAAGAATGTATTTGAAGACTTTTTAATTGGCTGTTTTGCTGGTTGGTTAGAAGTTCAGGAAGTTGTCAACAGATATATATAGCTGGCTTTGCAAAAGGctggtttgatttatttagaTTCTACCTCAAGTTTTTAAATATGAGTTTCTGATAAAAGCTTAGTTTTTCATTAATAATATAGCTGGACATCCTGTTGTTGGAGAAATGAGAATTTGTGAACACAGGATAAAGGGACAGAGTTAGGTCCAAATTGCTGATTAAAGTATTTTCTCTTTTGATCTTTGTTCCTTATCACGAAACTGGAAAAAACTTACCGCAAATAAGTGACCAATAGCTACAGCTACGCCAATAGAAAGGCTAGCAGAGCCTCCCAGGTCTGTGCGTTTGGGATCACATGTGGCAAAGACTGTGAAGACCAGTTCAAATGTAATGAGGAGCTCTACAAGAAGGCCATGACCTAATGAGAGGTCAGAGTTTACCtaggaaacagaagaagaacattAAACTTACTAAACTGCAAGAAAACTTGTAAAGGCAAAATGAAAATGGGTCAGATTCTTACCGTGGTCACACCGAGGGAGCCTCTGAAAGCTGCAGGAGTGACCAGGTACAGGATCCCAGCGCCTGTGATAGCTCCCAGGCACTGAGCCACCACGTAGAACAACCCCTTCGCTAGGCTCAGCTTCCTGGTTACCACCATTGCCGCGGTCACCGCAGGGTTAATGTGTCCACCGCTGATGTGCCCAAAACACTGCACCATTGTGGCGATGGTCAAGCCGAAGCACAGGGAGATGAGGACTAAATCGGCTGGTGGAGGCTTCTCCTCCCCTGCAGCCCAGTTGATGGTGGATCCCAGACCAAGGAGGACAAAAATGAGAGTGGCCAGGTATTCTCCAGACACGGCCCTCCAGAAGTCCTTGGTCCAGACACCTTTGAAAGCCACCATTATGCTCTGACAGTTACACCAGGACAGGAACCTCCTGGCAATGAGCATAATGAACAAAATGATTAGTCTACTTATGTATTCCTGGTATGTGCATGTGGCTGGAAATGTAGTGAACCCTATCAGTATGGTTGCCTCTGGGCAAAACAAAAATCCGCACAGAGCGTTCTTTAAACATTGTGTACAAGGTCATATTATCACACTTACAGACAAAGCAAACACGGTTGTCACTCATTGAACTTTGTCATGAAGCACAAATCTTTTGAATTACCATGCTAAATCTAAGGTGattattaataaaacatttgttggTTATTAAACTGCACATTTAGAAAGCTGAAAAAGGGAATAACATTTGGTTGAGTGAACCTCCAAGAACTAAAAAGTCGCATTAAAGTTGCACTAAAGTCTGCATTTCTTTTCCCGGTTTAAAAGGCTAAAACTCACCAAAAGCAGTTACACGTTCTTCCTGTCTCTGTCCCCGCTCTGTTTGAAGTTTTTTCATTCATAAGTCCTGATGGGTTATTAAACCAGCAGGGATCTCTCCCCCTTCATCACATGCAAAAGTTGAAATGTCTGTGACCTGCAGTACTTACAGCAAAGCAGCAGGCAGTGTGAGCgcaggagcagagcagagagcaggTCTGTCAGACGAACGTGATCCACACATTGTGCCTCGGGATTGCATCCAGCAGCTTTATTAAGTTACTAACCAGGCATCACCTCACGGGAATTAAACAGCCTGCTCAGGGGGGAGGAGTCAGGAGATCTGCTGGCTGTGCAAACACAGGCACTGTTGCTCAAAGTGCAACGGCACAGTGACAGAGTCAGCCTCAGCATCTTAGTCGTGTTACAGATATGATAACATGCTGCTGGAGCAAGCTAAATTCCATTTTAttataaacttttattttaaacttattttactCTCACTCTACGCCCAAAATCTCAAAACAGATTTTTGGAGATTTGATCACCAAGTGAAGGATAAGGAATATAAATCagattttattgttattttgacGTAAGAGgtaaatcatttattacagtTTTTCCTCATTGATAACATACTAGAACTCTTACATTAAAGAAATATCTCATGTTTTAAAGTCTAACGGAAAAGATTCATTTAGATGATAGATCATATTTCCAAGTGTTTGCACATCAGAAAGAGTCATTGCTGATTTCTACATTCTTCTATGATAAGCCTCCAGGAAGGAACTCGGCCTATTCAGTATTAACAGAAAGTTAAACACATCATCTCTATGGTGATCAATAATATCCTTGTACAGTATAAAGGAGAgccctcttccttttttctagGTTTACTCGTTTTCCTCATAATCAATCCTTTTCTGAATACATCAATACAACTTAAACACTGTAATTATTGAATCACTAACTAAATCCAATAATTCACTATCACAGAGATTTTCCCTCAAGGAACAAACTATTTCAGAcgactaaaaataaaatactgtttGGTGCCAGAGAGGAGCCTGTAGCTGTGGTTATATGGTGCCTTCCTGATATTGATCGTCAGGAAATAGGGATTGAAACATGTGAAAAACTGTGTGACTCCTACTGTAGGCGATGCCAGCGTTAGTGGTCAGCAGTGCTCACTGATGCCATGCCTCTCACACAATAATACAACTTGTTCCTCCTTCTTGTTTCTGGGTGAGAGAAAatgtctgcagctctgtcagaaaaaaagtgtgaaagctGCCAAACTGAAACTATTTTGGGtttaagcctttttttcttccattccTTCTCTACACTGTCATCTTTTTTGTGTCTCAAACTGGATCATAACTTTAACTCCATCCGACAACAGTATAACCACTTTACCAAGCCTGGTGGTTCAcccagaaatgaaaatgaagatcGCAATCTAAAGAGGAGCTTTGGCttgtttaaagataaaacaaacatgataacAGCGAGAACTGAACATTGAGCATGAACGCCTGAAtggttgttttttatgtttgttttgttaacatCATGTGTCTTATCTACTGCAAGAAAACTAGACAAACGTTATCTTGTAATTCCCTAAATAATCAAAAATGGCAAAGATTGAAGAAAAAATGCTCCTGATTCCAAACTGGTCAGAGTTTATCAcctaaattattttattttcatcattttattataTCTGTTCTCTTCTTAACCATGCTCCCCTTTTTTGTAATTCCAAATCTTGAAAACCTCTATATCCGACacctttaaatgttatataCCTTTAATACAGCAGGTAACAGTGAGTTAGAAGCATTAACTGTAAACACAGCACAAAGGTTTGACATCTGTTACACAAGATGCTTGTAGGACagataaataaaggtaaatgtAAAGGTTTGTGACCCAGGCTGCACATTTACAATCTTCACGAAGAGCGTACATGTAGCGTTTTGTAATTTGGTGTAACAAAACTCAACGATGCATTCACTGACCGTGTAAGTGACCTTGCTCTGAAAGGACATTCCCCGGAGTTTtcttgtgttaatgtgtttcatgtgttaatATTTGTCTAAAATCTCCTTCATGCCTCTTGAGGCAAACACAATGGTAATGCTTATTGTAGGGCAACAAAGAGGTCAAGTGGAAAGTGAAGGtcattttatagattttcttctttaaaatgaaGCCTAAACGCTGAAAGAAATACTACAAAATATACTTCAACTACAGCATACATGATTGTCTTAAAAATAATCTTTgagatggatgttttttttcctcattgtttctttttcctcttatctttcttctttgttttcattcaatctgtttgttttacataaaataaGTGGAGCAATATGAAAAAAGTAGTCTGAAACTTAATCTCTGGATTCTTTCCCATCTCTCCTTTGGGTGGGCCTGAAGGTGATAGACGATGACTTCTAGGATTACAGTATGTAGAGGTGCTGTCAGTAAAAAGTGTATGCATACTGCAAACAACTGCTCACCAGTATTAGAGGAACACGATCCATCCTGTAACACTATGCATTACAGCAGGAGAGAAATAGTTTTGTCATTTTAAGAGAGAATTTTGCAGTCTCAGTTTGGAGAAGACGGTTTCCTGggaagaggaggatgacatACTGTCGTCACTTGTATCTTATTGCACATCTGATCAAAAACAAGTGCAACTTTTCTATAAAACTTACAAAGTACCTACAATCCTTTTAATCTACTTTTCACATATTATAaatagggctgtcaaacgattacAATTTTCCATTGTGATTAATCTCTTTATCAATAGTGATTTTGGTCTTTCAAAATGATTCACATTTTGAATTGCATCTAAATTCAGttattttggatttaaatataaaaatggtAATTTCTTTCAAGTTTTGAAGTAGTTTTAAagcaagaaataaaacaaaaggaagTCAACATGGACAAGACAGCAAACAGCAGCATCGTATTGTCCGTGTATTGTATTCACCGTACAATCGAATAAAACCTGCTACATATGCATAATTTGACAATTATGCATGCAATACAGCTTTATTTACAATGGTAAATATTGCCACTAGGCTTGCccattttacatttgaatttaaatctgCACACTATACAAACTTGAATATTAATGAGCAGTGTAAATGGTTATAAAAGTATCATGTGGAGGAGACTTTAGACTTTAGTTCCTCTAGGCACCACACTCATCAGCGGAGGCCCTTCTTCACTAATTAAAGCATTCCTTTATTCTTCAGATTTGCATGCGTTTAAATTACAGTTGAGTCAGTTAATGTTTGTTGATATAGTGTGAGTTCTGTTTGAATAAAGAGCTGTCTTCAGATCAGGTTACTTCAGTTAAGTCATTTATTAAAAGGGAACTCCTAATGAGCATTTAAAGTCATTTGTTAACATGACACCTTTTCGAGTAATAAGGATCATATCATGGTTAGCAGAGATTCTCTTTATTACTGAAAACTCAATTATGTAATGATAACAAACACAGTTCAAGTAAACGGAGAACATCACACCCCCCCACCACTGTCCAAAGTCATTCATTGGTGCTATTTGGCTTTTCTCTCCTTCAAgcaatacaaatacaaatacataacATTTCCCAATGAAATAACAggattttttcatttaatcacTTCTGGCCATAACCCTAGGGATTCCCTCCAGGCAGCAGATTCAAGCCGGCCATCTCTggtaacaaacatgttttccttGCTGGGTAATATTTCCATGCTTCGTTAGACAGAAGCTAACACCATTGTTAGCGCTGCACCATGCCAAGTTTTCTACATGCCACAGTGAAGAGAATCCCTCCACTGTTATATAATCTATAGACTTGACAGGGAGCCAAATCAGTGTCCTCTTGCTGAAAGACAGGACTTATTAACGGGTTGATTCTTATTGAGGTAAATGAAGCAAATGGGAACGAGCTGCCTGTGAAAGCTCGTTTAACCTTTgatacagagagaaaaacaagcgGCTAACTGTAAGAAGTGGTCATCATGCAATCATGCAAGATGATGGCACAGCTAGCATGTGGTTGCGTCACACATGAACTGAACCTGAAAAGTTAACCAgggaccttttttttcttccctacAAGTCATGAGTAGAAAACATAAACCAATTAAACTGCTATGTCCAGTTTACAATAGCAATAGTTCAATAAACGGCCCAATAAGTAAGATGTTTACTgaactaaataaaataatgaccTTACTagatcatcagacattaaggaaacacgCTACAGTATGTTGAAATAGTGGCTTCTCTCACAACAATGCAACCAGTGTGTCCTACTAAGTTCAAATTCCACTCCAGCATGGTCTGtattgttttgaccagagaaggtaggcggttttaaagCACCCTGACATATCTGATTTAGAAGCGCCTCTGTTTAAATGGTAGAGAGACTTGTGTaagacttttctagtcttctgactagaACACTGCACTGCAGGTCTCACTAAATCATTGTTACCTATTCACAcgattcacacactgatggcagaggctgctatattAACTAACCCATTAGTACGCATATGAtagaaaatgaacacatttgtaGCTAATGATAATGCTATTTATAGAATTTTAGTTAGGCTGTAGTTTAGAACTCATAACTTGTAATGACAATGTTATCAACAATTGCATGTTTTAAATCTGGCATAAATAGAGCTCTTTAAAGAGAGCCCTGACCCTAATTTAATAAATCTGCAGAAAGTTggtgttggtcttatttaaaGAACCGTT from the Labrus bergylta chromosome 4, fLabBer1.1, whole genome shotgun sequence genome contains:
- the aqp4 gene encoding aquaporin-4 isoform X1 — encoded protein: MQSRGTMCGSRSSDRPALCSAPALTLPAALLRFLSWCNCQSIMVAFKGVWTKDFWRAVSGEYLATLIFVLLGLGSTINWAAGEEKPPPADLVLISLCFGLTIATMVQCFGHISGGHINPAVTAAMVVTRKLSLAKGLFYVVAQCLGAITGAGILYLVTPAAFRGSLGVTTVNSDLSLGHGLLVELLITFELVFTVFATCDPKRTDLGGSASLSIGVAVAIGHLFAIPYTGASMNPARSFGPAMVTLNFEGHWVYWLGPVLGGILAAGLYEYLYCPDPEMKEKLKQVFQKDRSGKYREVETDDLTIKPGSSSDMERGEKKDPFQDSTGEVLSSV
- the aqp4 gene encoding aquaporin-4 isoform X2; this encodes MNEKTSNRAGTETGRTCNCFWRFLSWCNCQSIMVAFKGVWTKDFWRAVSGEYLATLIFVLLGLGSTINWAAGEEKPPPADLVLISLCFGLTIATMVQCFGHISGGHINPAVTAAMVVTRKLSLAKGLFYVVAQCLGAITGAGILYLVTPAAFRGSLGVTTVNSDLSLGHGLLVELLITFELVFTVFATCDPKRTDLGGSASLSIGVAVAIGHLFAIPYTGASMNPARSFGPAMVTLNFEGHWVYWLGPVLGGILAAGLYEYLYCPDPEMKEKLKQVFQKDRSGKYREVETDDLTIKPGSSSDMERGEKKDPFQDSTGEVLSSV